The following are encoded in a window of Flavobacterium sp. WC2421 genomic DNA:
- a CDS encoding glycosyltransferase family 9 protein has translation MKILVIQQKMIGDVLISSLLCDNLRKAYPNAQIDYMVYESTIAVLQGNTSFDNLILFKEKHQKSKWELYKFLKTIRKEKYDIVIDAYSKLESWLVVLFSGASKKISYLKKGRTFLYTDNIIRQQTPTSNLGLIIEQRLALLDPLQLNIDLITFPEIYVTKEENDFASSLLDSHGLDRSKKTIMLSIIGSSPDKTYPLKYMSELVDFIGDNDNCNILFNYFPKQIEEAKTIFNGCKESTKQKIHFSVLGKNIREFIAIMNQCDMIIGNDGGAINMAKALHKPSYIVFSPWIDKKGWATFEDGINHISLHLNEFKPELFEGKSAKIVKKETKLFYNEFQPELLFPSLQTFLNTHSR, from the coding sequence ATGAAAATACTTGTAATTCAACAAAAAATGATTGGAGATGTCTTAATAAGCTCTTTATTATGTGATAATTTGCGCAAAGCATACCCCAACGCTCAAATTGATTACATGGTTTATGAATCGACGATTGCTGTTTTACAGGGAAATACTAGCTTTGATAATCTTATCCTTTTTAAGGAAAAACATCAAAAGAGTAAATGGGAACTTTATAAATTCCTAAAAACGATTCGTAAAGAAAAATACGATATTGTTATAGATGCTTATTCCAAATTAGAAAGTTGGCTCGTAGTATTATTTTCAGGAGCATCAAAAAAAATATCTTATCTAAAAAAAGGGAGAACATTCCTTTATACAGATAATATAATAAGACAGCAAACACCTACTAGTAATTTAGGCTTAATAATTGAACAACGATTAGCATTGCTAGATCCATTGCAGCTCAACATCGATTTGATTACATTTCCAGAAATTTATGTAACAAAGGAGGAAAATGATTTCGCCTCTTCCCTTTTGGATTCTCATGGTCTAGATCGATCCAAAAAAACGATTATGCTCAGTATAATTGGAAGCAGTCCCGACAAAACCTATCCATTGAAATACATGTCAGAATTAGTTGATTTCATTGGTGACAATGATAACTGTAATATCCTTTTTAATTATTTTCCAAAGCAAATTGAAGAAGCTAAAACGATCTTCAATGGATGCAAAGAGAGTACAAAACAAAAAATTCACTTTTCGGTTTTAGGAAAGAATATTCGAGAATTCATCGCCATAATGAACCAATGTGATATGATTATTGGTAATGATGGTGGAGCAATCAATATGGCTAAAGCACTCCACAAACCTTCCTACATTGTTTTTTCTCCTTGGATTGACAAAAAAGGCTGGGCCACATTTGAAGACGGAATCAATCATATTTCTTTACATTTAAATGAATTTAAACCCGAATTATTTGAAGGAAAGTCAGCTAAAATTGTAAAAAAAGAAACTAAATTATTTTATAATGAGTTTCAACCTGAACTATTATTCCCTTCGTTGCAAACTTTTTTAAATACACATTCTCGCTAA
- a CDS encoding glycosyltransferase family 2 protein, whose protein sequence is MDISIIIVNYRGWKALDECLESIATIVSKTISFEVIVIDNFSNDGQFSIFKEKYSKFTIIENSGNNGFSNGCNVGASMATGNHFLFLNPDTKLTIEALEILLQTAVSHPEIGILSCLQINENAIFYKQNNLFPALGRFFGISRALFRKWNKAKLEKRFNTTTDLFYPDWVTGAVIFISRDWYTKINGWNEDYWLYFEDVDLCKKITDIGGKVGVTRKATIFHQHGGASRLNIKTKALTKTEVIISKHTYISNQFTFGIQIYLHSLLIIGVLLEKIILSVISLFLFFIPKLKVNRLMLKNLSVYYFNAIQKQTWISPRAMNYLKIKA, encoded by the coding sequence TTGGATATATCTATAATTATCGTTAATTATCGTGGCTGGAAAGCATTAGACGAATGTTTAGAATCTATTGCTACAATTGTTTCAAAAACAATTTCCTTTGAGGTTATCGTAATTGATAATTTCTCTAACGATGGACAATTCTCTATTTTTAAAGAAAAATATTCCAAGTTTACAATAATAGAAAATTCTGGAAATAATGGTTTCTCAAATGGTTGCAACGTTGGTGCAAGCATGGCTACGGGAAACCATTTCCTTTTTTTAAATCCAGATACCAAACTTACTATTGAAGCATTAGAAATACTTTTACAAACTGCCGTTTCACATCCTGAAATTGGAATTCTATCGTGTTTACAAATCAATGAGAATGCTATTTTCTATAAGCAAAACAACTTATTTCCTGCTTTGGGACGCTTTTTCGGAATTTCGCGAGCGCTGTTTAGAAAATGGAACAAAGCCAAACTAGAAAAACGCTTTAACACTACTACCGATTTGTTTTACCCAGATTGGGTCACTGGTGCAGTTATTTTTATAAGCAGAGATTGGTACACCAAAATTAACGGCTGGAACGAAGATTACTGGTTGTACTTTGAAGATGTTGATCTTTGTAAAAAAATAACCGATATAGGTGGAAAAGTGGGCGTTACTAGAAAAGCAACGATTTTTCATCAACATGGTGGTGCTTCCCGATTGAATATCAAAACAAAAGCACTCACAAAAACAGAAGTTATTATTTCAAAACACACTTATATTAGCAATCAATTTACTTTTGGAATACAAATCTATTTACATAGCTTGTTGATTATTGGAGTACTATTAGAAAAAATAATATTATCTGTTATTAGTCTATTTTTATTTTTTATTCCAAAATTAAAAGTGAATCGGTTGATGCTTAAAAATCTATCCGTTTATTATTTTAATGCCATACAAAAGCAAACCTGGATTAGTCCTAGAGCCATGAATTACTTGAAAATAAAAGCATAA
- a CDS encoding 2,3,4,5-tetrahydropyridine-2,6-dicarboxylate N-succinyltransferase, with protein sequence MNPLQTIIEQAWENRALLQETTTTDAIREVIELLDAGKLRVAEPVGEGWQVNEWVKKAVVMYFPIQKMETWEAGIFEYNDKMLLKRDYAAKGVRVVPGASARYGAYISSGVIMMPSYVNIGAYVDEGTMVDTWATVGSCAQIGKNVHLSGGVGIGGVLEPLQAAPVIIEDGAFVGSRCIVVEGVHVGKEAVLGANVCLTASTKIIDVTGETPVEMKGFVPARSVVIPGSYTKKFAAGEFQVPCALIIGTRKPSTDLKTSLNDALREYDVAV encoded by the coding sequence ATGAATCCATTACAGACAATTATAGAACAAGCTTGGGAAAACCGTGCTTTGTTACAAGAAACTACAACAACTGATGCTATCAGAGAAGTTATTGAATTATTAGACGCAGGAAAATTACGTGTTGCTGAACCAGTAGGTGAAGGATGGCAGGTAAATGAATGGGTAAAGAAAGCGGTTGTAATGTACTTCCCTATTCAAAAAATGGAAACTTGGGAAGCCGGTATTTTTGAATACAACGATAAAATGTTGCTAAAAAGAGATTATGCTGCCAAAGGAGTTCGTGTAGTTCCTGGAGCATCAGCTCGTTATGGTGCTTATATTTCAAGTGGTGTAATCATGATGCCAAGTTATGTAAACATTGGTGCTTATGTAGATGAAGGAACCATGGTTGATACTTGGGCAACTGTAGGAAGCTGTGCTCAAATTGGTAAAAATGTACATTTAAGTGGTGGTGTTGGTATTGGTGGTGTTCTTGAACCTTTGCAAGCGGCTCCGGTAATTATTGAAGACGGCGCTTTTGTAGGTTCTCGTTGTATTGTTGTTGAAGGAGTTCATGTTGGTAAAGAAGCAGTTCTTGGTGCTAATGTTTGTTTGACTGCCTCTACAAAAATCATTGATGTTACTGGTGAAACTCCGGTTGAAATGAAAGGTTTTGTACCTGCTCGTTCTGTAGTGATTCCTGGTAGTTATACTAAAAAATTCGCTGCTGGTGAATTTCAAGTACCATGTGCATTAATCATTGGGACACGTAAACCTTCAACTGATTTGAAAACTTCATTGAATGATGCTTTACGCGAATATGACGTAGCGGTATAA
- a CDS encoding type II toxin-antitoxin system RelE/ParE family toxin, with translation MTVSVSNEFLELLTNQVRFIYKDKPKAALKFRKELLRNIKKDLKHPFHFKVSRYFENENIRDYVFKGYIAVYEVDVEKEMVSVFAFIKYKDSL, from the coding sequence ATGACAGTTAGTGTCTCCAATGAATTTTTGGAATTACTTACAAATCAAGTTCGTTTTATTTACAAAGACAAACCCAAAGCGGCATTAAAATTCAGAAAAGAATTACTTAGAAACATTAAAAAAGACCTAAAACATCCCTTTCATTTTAAAGTATCTAGATATTTTGAAAATGAAAACATAAGAGATTATGTTTTTAAAGGATATATAGCTGTTTATGAAGTTGATGTTGAGAAAGAAATGGTTTCTGTTTTTGCTTTCATAAAATATAAAGACTCCCTATAA
- the ruvX gene encoding Holliday junction resolvase RuvX — MPRILSIDYGQKRTGIAVTDEMQIIASGLTTIPSATAIAFLKDYFTKEKVEAVLIGEPKQMNGQPSESASIIKGFVTHFTNHFPDMKVIRMDERFTSKMAFQTMIDSGLNKKQRQNKGLIDEISATIMLQDYLIQKKF, encoded by the coding sequence ATGCCAAGAATACTTTCCATAGACTACGGTCAAAAACGCACCGGAATTGCTGTTACAGACGAAATGCAAATCATCGCCTCGGGATTAACTACTATTCCCTCTGCTACAGCTATTGCTTTTTTGAAAGATTATTTTACCAAAGAAAAGGTGGAGGCAGTTTTAATTGGGGAACCTAAACAAATGAATGGTCAACCATCCGAAAGTGCCTCAATAATAAAAGGCTTTGTGACTCATTTTACCAACCATTTTCCAGACATGAAAGTCATACGAATGGATGAACGTTTTACCTCAAAAATGGCTTTTCAAACTATGATCGATAGTGGACTCAATAAGAAACAACGTCAAAATAAAGGCCTAATTGATGAAATTTCGGCTACAATTATGCTTCAAGATTACCTGATTCAAAAAAAGTTTTAA
- a CDS encoding malate:quinone oxidoreductase — protein MLDTKTIRSNTEVVLIGAGIMSATLGLILKELQPDIKIQIFERLDIAAAESSDAWNNAGTGHSAFCELNYTPEGADGSIDPKKAISIAESFEVSRQFWSYLVEQNKLPSPENFIKSIPHMSFVWGEKNVAYLKKRFEVLQANPLFKDMVFSTDFSQLKEWMPLVMEGRDESEKVAATSMAIGTDVNFGELTRNIFGYLSNLDGVTIHYNHEVSKIKRRDDGKWRLKITDLVTGQKMKVYTKFLFIGAGGGSLPLLEKADVPEGEGYGGFPVSGQWLKCTNPEVIAKHKVKVYGKASVGAPPMSVPHIDSRMINGEKQLLFGPFAGFSTRFLKNGSYSDLPLSITTDNIFPMISAGIKNIPLTKYLIEQVRQSPEDRMNALREYVPGAESKDWVIERAGQRVQVIKRDKKEGGILEFGTEVITTADGSLSVLLGASPGASTAVSIMVDLIGRCFKDKLATSEWQEKLKIMIPSFGQQLNENPALSAEIRKHTAEVLKLNN, from the coding sequence ATGCTTGATACAAAAACCATTCGTTCAAATACTGAAGTAGTACTTATAGGAGCTGGAATTATGAGCGCCACGCTTGGCTTAATTCTAAAAGAACTACAACCTGATATAAAAATTCAAATTTTTGAGAGATTAGACATTGCGGCTGCCGAAAGTTCTGATGCATGGAATAATGCTGGAACTGGACATTCTGCTTTTTGTGAGCTGAACTATACCCCAGAAGGAGCAGATGGTTCTATTGATCCTAAAAAAGCAATTAGTATAGCTGAATCATTTGAAGTATCAAGACAATTTTGGTCTTATTTAGTGGAACAAAATAAATTACCTTCTCCAGAAAATTTTATCAAAAGTATTCCGCACATGAGCTTTGTGTGGGGTGAAAAAAATGTTGCCTATTTAAAGAAACGTTTTGAGGTGTTACAAGCCAATCCGCTTTTTAAGGATATGGTTTTCAGTACTGATTTTTCTCAATTGAAAGAGTGGATGCCTTTAGTAATGGAAGGTAGAGATGAGTCTGAGAAAGTGGCTGCCACTTCTATGGCTATAGGAACGGACGTTAACTTTGGTGAATTAACTAGAAATATCTTTGGTTATTTATCAAATTTAGATGGAGTTACGATTCATTATAACCATGAAGTTTCTAAGATAAAAAGACGTGATGATGGTAAATGGAGATTAAAAATCACGGATTTGGTTACGGGTCAAAAAATGAAGGTGTATACTAAGTTTTTATTTATTGGTGCAGGTGGAGGTTCTTTACCATTATTAGAAAAAGCCGATGTTCCTGAAGGAGAAGGGTACGGTGGCTTTCCAGTAAGTGGGCAATGGCTTAAATGTACGAATCCAGAGGTAATTGCTAAACATAAAGTGAAAGTATACGGAAAAGCTAGTGTAGGTGCGCCTCCTATGTCTGTTCCTCATATCGATTCTAGAATGATTAATGGAGAAAAACAATTACTATTTGGACCTTTTGCTGGTTTTTCTACTCGTTTTTTGAAAAATGGTTCTTATTCTGATTTGCCATTATCGATCACTACAGATAATATTTTTCCAATGATTTCTGCAGGAATAAAAAACATTCCACTAACAAAATATTTAATAGAGCAAGTACGTCAATCGCCAGAAGATAGAATGAATGCCTTAAGAGAATATGTGCCTGGAGCAGAATCGAAAGACTGGGTTATAGAAAGAGCAGGGCAAAGAGTTCAGGTGATAAAAAGAGATAAAAAAGAAGGAGGAATACTTGAATTTGGTACTGAGGTGATTACTACTGCCGATGGGTCTTTATCAGTATTATTAGGCGCTTCACCAGGCGCTTCAACGGCGGTTTCCATTATGGTAGATCTAATAGGTAGATGTTTTAAAGACAAATTGGCAACATCAGAATGGCAAGAAAAATTGAAAATAATGATACCCTCTTTTGGCCAGCAATTAAATGAGAATCCTGCACTTTCAGCTGAAATAAGAAAACACACTGCTGAAGTTTTAAAACTGAATAATTAA
- a CDS encoding FUSC family membrane protein codes for MISTIKKFTDSTNFTNALKVTISAVIPVLLFTYLGDYSIGFTIALGAFFTYPSDIPSNLKHKVIGILVATLIVSGVNLLINLIHPYPWIFYPLLAILIFILSMISVYGQRAIMVSFSALLSISLAFAHINSGWEMVLHSGLLLIGGLFYLLISLLFFYIRPHRYVELQIAECIQLTSSYLKLRGDLWKINSDRKAITKKQLLLQVKLNAIHENIREILIRNRTNSGSSNQNRKMLILFISLVEIMELAISTSFDHNKLHQKFDNHPNVLLTYQNLAYNLSKVLKEISKSIEDKSKYNSKHNLITDLHEFEIAISDYEIEIGKTRATEGVFMLTTMLHYAEKQVEKIKTLERAYTSTVDLHDFKERDKDLEKFITPLYYPISTFLENLSFSSTVFRHSLRLTITILIGFIIGQLLPFQNVYWILLTIIVIMRQEYGLTKQRTYQRIFGTLLGGLIAFGILSIVHDKNIIGGLAIIAMLFGFSFTPTNYKIGATFVTLYVVFIYGILTPNIQDVIQFRILDTLVGATLSFLANYFLWPSWEFLSIPIHLEKSIKANRNYLQQISIFYNEKGIVSTSYRLARKQAFIEIGNLMASFQRMLQEPKSKQNKLAQVYKLTVLNHALLSSEASLGTYIQSHKTTEASEAFNVVVNQVIKNLDYAIVLLGNTALEQKEENNNEEFNTRFTELKKIREKELKQVNNSNDAVFQQKMQEAQLVIEQLIWLINLSENIVKTTKILIQTKNESIR; via the coding sequence ATGATTTCTACAATAAAAAAATTTACAGACAGTACCAATTTTACAAATGCATTAAAAGTAACTATTTCCGCAGTAATTCCTGTTTTGTTATTTACCTATTTAGGTGATTATTCTATTGGCTTTACAATAGCTCTTGGTGCATTTTTCACGTACCCAAGTGACATTCCCAGTAACTTAAAACACAAAGTAATTGGAATTCTAGTAGCTACATTAATTGTTTCTGGAGTGAATTTATTAATAAATCTTATCCATCCCTACCCATGGATTTTTTATCCATTATTAGCAATATTAATTTTTATATTATCCATGATCTCCGTTTACGGACAACGTGCGATTATGGTTTCATTTTCAGCATTACTGTCTATTTCTTTGGCGTTTGCTCATATTAATTCGGGCTGGGAAATGGTATTGCATTCCGGACTTCTACTTATAGGAGGATTATTTTATTTACTAATTTCATTGCTTTTTTTTTACATTAGACCTCATAGATATGTAGAACTACAGATCGCCGAATGCATTCAATTAACTTCCAGTTACTTAAAATTAAGAGGTGATCTTTGGAAAATAAATTCGGATAGAAAAGCAATCACAAAAAAACAGTTACTATTACAAGTAAAACTGAATGCTATTCATGAAAATATTCGAGAAATTTTAATACGAAATCGTACCAATTCAGGTTCTTCAAATCAAAATCGTAAAATGCTTATTCTTTTTATTTCACTTGTAGAAATAATGGAACTCGCCATATCAACTTCATTTGATCATAATAAATTACATCAAAAATTTGATAACCATCCCAATGTTTTATTGACATATCAAAACTTAGCATATAACCTGTCCAAGGTCTTAAAAGAAATATCAAAAAGCATTGAAGACAAAAGCAAATACAATTCGAAACATAATTTAATAACCGATTTACACGAATTTGAAATAGCTATTTCTGACTATGAAATTGAGATAGGAAAAACACGTGCGACTGAAGGCGTTTTTATGCTTACAACTATGTTGCACTATGCTGAAAAGCAAGTTGAAAAAATAAAAACACTAGAACGTGCTTATACTTCAACCGTTGACTTACATGACTTTAAAGAAAGAGACAAAGATTTAGAAAAATTTATAACGCCATTATATTACCCAATAAGTACATTTCTAGAAAATTTGAGTTTTTCATCGACCGTATTTAGACATTCTCTGCGTTTAACAATTACAATATTAATTGGTTTTATTATTGGGCAACTACTTCCGTTTCAGAATGTATATTGGATATTACTTACCATTATAGTTATCATGCGACAAGAATACGGCTTAACAAAACAACGCACTTATCAAAGAATTTTTGGTACTCTTTTAGGTGGATTAATTGCCTTTGGGATTTTATCAATTGTTCATGATAAAAACATAATAGGGGGTTTAGCTATTATTGCAATGCTTTTTGGATTTTCATTTACTCCCACTAATTATAAAATTGGAGCCACATTTGTCACTTTATATGTGGTTTTTATTTATGGAATTTTAACACCTAATATTCAAGATGTAATCCAATTTCGAATATTAGATACCCTAGTGGGTGCTACATTATCCTTTTTAGCTAATTATTTTTTATGGCCTTCTTGGGAATTTTTGAGTATTCCAATCCATTTGGAAAAATCCATTAAAGCCAACAGAAATTATTTACAACAAATATCGATTTTCTACAATGAAAAAGGAATCGTTTCTACCTCTTACCGCCTTGCCAGAAAACAAGCATTTATTGAAATTGGAAACCTTATGGCTTCTTTCCAAAGGATGTTGCAAGAACCTAAATCTAAGCAAAACAAACTAGCTCAAGTGTATAAATTAACGGTGCTGAACCATGCCTTACTGTCATCCGAAGCCTCATTAGGAACCTACATTCAATCACACAAAACAACGGAAGCTTCTGAAGCCTTTAATGTGGTTGTAAATCAAGTAATAAAAAATTTAGATTACGCTATAGTACTTTTAGGAAATACTGCTTTAGAACAAAAAGAAGAAAACAATAATGAAGAATTCAATACACGATTTACGGAGTTAAAAAAGATTCGTGAAAAAGAACTAAAACAAGTAAATAATAGTAATGACGCAGTGTTTCAACAAAAAATGCAAGAGGCACAACTTGTGATTGAACAATTGATTTGGTTAATAAACTTATCTGAAAATATTGTAAAAACAACAAAAATATTGATCCAAACAAAAAATGAATCCATTAGATAG
- the def gene encoding peptide deformylase produces the protein MILPIVGYGHPVLRKVGEDITEEHPDLKQTIADMYETMYNAYGVGLAAPQIGKAIRLFIIDTTPFSEDEDLEASAQKELKGFKRTFINAKILVEDGEEWCFNEGCLSIPDVREDVYRNERITIEYCEEDFVMKTEVFDGLIARVIQHEYDHIEGILFTDKISSLKKRLIQKKLKNITEGKTFQDYRMRFIAKKGR, from the coding sequence ATGATTTTACCAATTGTAGGATATGGACATCCTGTTTTGAGAAAGGTAGGGGAGGATATTACGGAGGAGCACCCAGACTTGAAACAAACTATCGCGGATATGTATGAAACGATGTATAATGCTTATGGTGTTGGCCTTGCGGCTCCACAAATAGGGAAAGCGATTCGTTTGTTTATAATTGATACAACTCCCTTTAGCGAGGATGAGGATTTAGAAGCATCGGCACAAAAAGAATTAAAAGGCTTTAAAAGAACTTTTATTAATGCGAAAATTCTAGTGGAAGATGGAGAAGAATGGTGTTTTAACGAAGGTTGCCTAAGTATTCCTGACGTTCGTGAGGACGTTTATAGAAACGAAAGAATTACTATTGAATACTGTGAAGAGGATTTTGTAATGAAAACGGAAGTGTTTGACGGTTTAATTGCAAGAGTAATTCAACACGAATACGATCATATTGAAGGAATCTTGTTTACAGATAAAATTTCATCTCTAAAAAAACGATTGATACAAAAAAAATTAAAAAACATTACTGAAGGAAAAACGTTTCAAGATTATAGAATGCGTTTTATTGCGAAAAAAGGAAGATAA
- a CDS encoding DUF5606 domain-containing protein produces MSLEKILSISGKPGLYVLKVQTRTGFVAESLADGKKITVNLKSNVSLLSEISVYTYEGEQPLGEIMKRIGAKESNGPAISHKEDNATLAAYFKEILPDYDEERVYPSDIKKILNWYNTIQAKGLIVDEAPAESTEVETTVEAEAVVEKPKKEKKVKE; encoded by the coding sequence ATGAGTTTAGAAAAAATATTATCCATTTCAGGGAAGCCAGGTTTATACGTACTTAAAGTACAAACGCGTACTGGTTTTGTAGCTGAATCATTAGCAGATGGAAAAAAAATCACGGTAAATTTAAAAAGCAATGTAAGTTTATTATCTGAGATTTCAGTTTATACTTATGAAGGAGAACAACCGTTAGGCGAAATAATGAAACGTATTGGGGCTAAGGAAAGTAATGGTCCAGCAATCTCTCATAAAGAAGATAATGCCACATTAGCAGCTTATTTTAAAGAAATTTTGCCAGATTACGATGAAGAAAGAGTGTATCCATCTGACATCAAGAAAATTTTGAATTGGTACAATACGATTCAAGCAAAAGGGCTAATTGTAGATGAGGCTCCAGCTGAATCTACTGAAGTAGAAACTACTGTTGAAGCAGAAGCAGTTGTTGAAAAACCAAAAAAAGAAAAAAAAGTTAAGGAATAA
- the mazG gene encoding nucleoside triphosphate pyrophosphohydrolase — translation MNARQIQLQAFERLLNIMDDLREKCPWDKKQTLQTLRHLTIEETYELGDAILDNDLNEVKKELGDLLLHIVFYAKIGSETNDFDIADVCNEICEKLIHRHPHIYSDTVVKDEEEVKQNWEKLKLKEGKKSVLEGVPKSLPALVKASRIQDKVKGVGFDWEESHQVWDKVQEELEELQVEVKAGDQDKIESEFGDVLFSMINYARFLNVNPEDALERTNKKFIKRFQYLESKAGELGKPLMDMTLAEMDVFWEEAKRLPQK, via the coding sequence ATGAATGCAAGACAAATTCAACTTCAAGCTTTTGAAAGATTATTAAATATTATGGATGATCTAAGGGAAAAATGCCCTTGGGATAAAAAACAAACTCTTCAAACATTACGTCACCTTACTATTGAAGAAACCTATGAATTGGGGGATGCTATTTTGGATAATGATTTAAATGAAGTAAAGAAGGAATTAGGTGACTTACTATTACATATTGTTTTTTATGCCAAAATAGGCAGTGAAACTAATGATTTTGACATTGCGGATGTGTGTAATGAAATTTGTGAAAAATTGATTCACCGTCATCCTCATATTTATAGTGATACGGTAGTAAAAGATGAAGAAGAAGTCAAGCAAAATTGGGAAAAATTAAAATTGAAAGAAGGTAAAAAATCGGTTCTTGAAGGAGTTCCTAAAAGTTTACCTGCTTTAGTAAAAGCAAGTAGAATTCAAGATAAAGTAAAAGGGGTAGGATTTGACTGGGAAGAATCACATCAAGTTTGGGACAAGGTGCAAGAAGAATTGGAGGAATTACAGGTTGAGGTTAAAGCAGGAGACCAAGATAAAATAGAATCCGAGTTTGGCGATGTTTTATTTTCAATGATTAATTACGCTCGCTTTTTAAATGTAAATCCCGAAGATGCTTTAGAACGCACTAACAAAAAATTCATTAAACGTTTTCAATATTTAGAAAGTAAAGCAGGAGAATTAGGAAAACCACTAATGGACATGACTTTGGCTGAAATGGATGTTTTTTGGGAAGAAGCGAAGCGGTTACCCCAAAAATAG
- a CDS encoding Crp/Fnr family transcriptional regulator, which produces MSKCEQCIVREFSSLKALNKDELVKLADCKTSRIIKKGEVIFEEGENVNGIFCIKDGVCKLSKLSPNGKDQIVKLVSKGELLGQRSLISEEPVNLSAIALEDMEVCFIPKSEVMGFFDKNNQFSMNVMKVICGDLKEADGHMVDMAQKTVKERLAETLLYLQATFGINEDSSLKVQLSREELASMIGTATESCIRLLSDFKKLGLIELTGKKITLIDINKLKRIAE; this is translated from the coding sequence ATGAGTAAATGCGAACAATGTATCGTTAGGGAATTTAGCTCACTAAAAGCCCTTAACAAAGATGAACTAGTTAAACTTGCTGATTGTAAAACATCACGCATCATAAAAAAAGGAGAAGTCATTTTTGAAGAAGGAGAAAATGTAAATGGAATCTTTTGTATAAAAGATGGTGTTTGTAAACTATCAAAATTAAGTCCAAACGGTAAAGACCAAATAGTTAAACTAGTTTCAAAAGGAGAATTATTGGGTCAACGTTCTTTAATCAGTGAAGAACCTGTAAACTTAAGTGCTATAGCACTGGAGGATATGGAAGTTTGCTTTATTCCCAAAAGTGAAGTAATGGGGTTTTTTGATAAAAACAATCAGTTTTCAATGAATGTCATGAAAGTAATTTGTGGCGATCTTAAAGAAGCTGATGGACATATGGTTGATATGGCTCAAAAAACAGTAAAAGAAAGACTTGCAGAAACACTATTGTACTTACAAGCTACTTTTGGCATAAATGAAGATAGTAGCTTAAAAGTTCAGTTATCTAGAGAAGAGTTAGCCAGTATGATTGGTACTGCCACCGAAAGTTGTATACGATTACTTTCTGATTTCAAAAAATTGGGGTTAATTGAATTAACTGGTAAAAAAATCACACTTATTGACATCAATAAATTAAAAAGAATAGCAGAATAA